One window of the Granulicella arctica genome contains the following:
- a CDS encoding class I SAM-dependent methyltransferase: MTMRRLGGWLSVCMMAVAVSVMSGSRDMRAQEPRATSTPYAGDLSIFETPGRDQRLQIDRVMDLLKITPGKSVADIGAGSGWFTVRAARRVGEGGTVFAEDINPQAIHYIEKRAASEKLSNVKTVLGTPDDTKLLPGSVDAVLLLKVYHEIAHPIPVMQQIRASLKAHGRVGIIDRNGNGADHGLDLKVVQKEMGEAGYKLVSTYDFTKADGQDYFLIFEAK, translated from the coding sequence ATGACGATGCGAAGACTTGGTGGGTGGCTGTCGGTTTGCATGATGGCTGTGGCTGTGAGCGTGATGAGTGGTTCTCGCGATATGCGGGCGCAGGAGCCTCGGGCGACCAGTACACCGTATGCGGGGGACCTTTCGATCTTTGAGACGCCGGGGCGGGATCAGCGGCTGCAGATTGACCGGGTGATGGACCTGCTTAAGATTACGCCGGGCAAGAGTGTGGCGGATATTGGCGCGGGTTCGGGGTGGTTTACGGTGCGGGCGGCAAGGCGGGTGGGCGAGGGCGGGACGGTGTTTGCGGAGGATATCAATCCGCAGGCGATCCACTATATCGAGAAGCGGGCGGCGAGCGAGAAGCTGTCGAATGTAAAGACGGTGCTGGGGACGCCGGATGATACGAAGCTGCTGCCGGGGAGCGTCGATGCCGTGCTGCTGCTGAAGGTGTATCACGAGATCGCGCATCCTATCCCAGTGATGCAGCAGATCAGGGCTTCACTGAAGGCGCATGGCCGGGTCGGGATTATCGACCGGAATGGCAATGGGGCCGATCACGGGCTTGACCTCAAGGTGGTGCAGAAGGAGATGGGCGAGGCGGGCTATAAGCTGGTCTCGACGTATGACTTTACAAAGGCGGATGGACAGGATTACTTCCTGATCTTTGAAGCTAAATAA